One Vibrio sp. CDRSL-10 TSBA genomic window, GCCATCGCTGAGAGTAGCATTGACGATCCGCTCAGTCACAACGACGCTTCGGTAAGAAACCTGGCTCCATTCGGTCGAGCCAAGCAGCGAAGCCGATTACGCCCGCCCGCAAAACCGTACCGAGCTGGCTACAGCTATCGCCGCCATGCCGGACGCCAAACTGATTGCCGGCGGAACCGACCTGGCGCTGGAGGTGACTCAGCAACATCATCCGCTTGAACAACTGATCGATCTGTCACACGTTGATGACCTGCTCACCATCACCCCGACTGAGACCGGCTGGCGTATCGGCGCTGCGGTGCCGATGAATCAGGTGCATGCATTTATCAAACAACACTATCCGAGCGCTGACGAGGTGATTGAACGTCTCGGCAGCCTGACGATACGGAACCGTGCCACTTTAGGCGGCAGCCTGGGTCACGCGTCGCCAATTGGTGATATCGCCCCGCTGCTGATCAGCCTGCATGGCGAAATTGAAGTCGATGATGGCAAGCACAAAGCCCGCTTTGCACCAGATGCGTACATCACCGGTTATCGGCAGACCGCATTGAAAGCCAACCAATGGATCAGCGCCATTCACCTGCCCCACATGGCCGATAACGAGCGTCATGCGATCTACAAAATCAGTAAACGCTATGAAGACGATATCGCCACCGTCACGCTGGGTCTGAACATGACCTTTGATGAGCAGCAAACCGTGACCCGCTGCATCATTTCCGCCGGCGGCGTTGCTGCCAAATCGGTACGCCTGAGTGAGCTGGAAGCGCTGTTCATTGGTCACCCGCTTACCCAGTCAGTAGTGAAGAAGGCCCAGAACAAAGTGCCTGAGGTGATTCAGCCACTCAGCGACGTGCGCGGCAGCGCGGCTTATCGGGTAAAACTGGTACAAAACCTGCTGCAACGTTTTTATCTCGAGTCCCGACATATCGAAACAAGGCTGGTGCAAGATGCGTAAATTAACTTCTGTTACCACCGACCACACGGCCAGTCCGTCCGTGAAAAGCGATCCGTCTGTGAAAGGCAAGCCGCTGGCGCCGGTCAGTCAACCGGTTAAAGTCAGCCAACCGGT contains:
- a CDS encoding FAD binding domain-containing protein — protein: MPDAKLIAGGTDLALEVTQQHHPLEQLIDLSHVDDLLTITPTETGWRIGAAVPMNQVHAFIKQHYPSADEVIERLGSLTIRNRATLGGSLGHASPIGDIAPLLISLHGEIEVDDGKHKARFAPDAYITGYRQTALKANQWISAIHLPHMADNERHAIYKISKRYEDDIATVTLGLNMTFDEQQTVTRCIISAGGVAAKSVRLSELEALFIGHPLTQSVVKKAQNKVPEVIQPLSDVRGSAAYRVKLVQNLLQRFYLESRHIETRLVQDA